The sequence TTGGAGATGCACACCATGGCGTCGGCGGTGTGGCCATTGACCATGTACTCGACCGAATCGGCAATGAGATCGCGCGAGGGCAGGCTGTAGAGCATGCCGCCGTGCCCCATGGCGATACCGTCGTCGATGGCAATGGTGTTGAATTCCTTGGCCACGCCACCGGCCGCTTCGATCTCGCGCGCCACCAGCTGGCCCATGTCCTTGAGGTGAACATGCCCCGGCACGAACTGGGTAAAGCTGTTGACCACGGCGATGATCGGCTTTTCGAAGTCGCCGTCCTTCATGCCGGTCGCCCGCCACAGGGCGCGGGCGCCTGCCATGTTGCGGCCGGCGGTGGAAGTGCGTGAACGATACTGGGGCATGGGGTGGGTCTCCTGAATCCTGGGGCGTCGAGCTTAGCTATGCATTGTAGCGCGAGCAGACCGGATCCGGACGCCGGACGCACCGGAAAACGCACGCCGCCCATCCGATACGCATGGCATAATGTGCGGTTGTTATCAACGGCACAGTGTTACCGGATGACGCTGTAACATCGCTCCACTACACTGTCGACCCAGCATGAACCGACCTTCGATCCCCCACGCCGCTGGCGAGTGCGCCGCCGACCCCCGCGCCGACCTGTGGTCCAGCGTACGGCAGGCTGCCCAGCGCCAGGCCGCCTGCCACCTGCGCGACCAGTTCGCCGCCGACCCCGGTCGCGCGGCACGCATGAGCGCGCGCAGCAGCGGCATCTTTATCGACTACAGCAAGAACCGCCTCGACGACGCCGACCTGCAGCAGCTCTTTGCCCTGGCCGACGCCAGCGGCCTGCGCGGCGCCATCGACGCCATGTTCGCCGGCGAGCGCATCAACAGCACCGAGCACCGCGCCGTGCTGCACACCGCGCTGCGCGCGCCGGCCGGTGCGGAGATCCGCGTCGATGGCCACAACGTGGTGCCGGATGTGCACGCCGAGCTTACCCACATGGCCGAGTTCGCCGAGCAGGTACGCGGCGGCCAATGGCTGGGCCACACCGGCGAGCCCATCACCAACATCGTCAACATCGGTATCGGCGGCTCCGACCTCGGCCCACGGCTGGTGTGCGACGCACTGCGCCCGATCGGCCACCCGCGACTGCGCACGCATTTCGTGGCCAACGTTCGACGCCGGCCGGCTCAACGGCCTGCTGCGCCAGCTCGACCGGCGCACGACGCTGTTCGTCGTCTGCTCGAAGAGCTTCACCACCCAGGAGACACTCACCAACGCCCGCAGCGCGCGCGCCTGGTTCCTGCGCGAGGGGGCGACCGAAGCCGATGTAAGCCGCCATTTCGTCGCCGTATCGACCAACGCCGAGGCCGTCGCCGGCTTCGGCATCGACCCGGCCAACATGTTCGGCTTCTGGGACTGGGTCGGCGGGCGCTACTCGCTGTGGTCGGCGGTGGGCCTGAGCATCATGCTGCAGATCGGCCCGGCGGCCTTCCACGACATGCTCGCCGGCGCCCACGCCATGGACACACACTTCCGCAGCGCGCCGTGGCGGGAGAACCTGCCGGTGCTGCTGGCGCTGATCGGCGTGTGGTATGTGAACGGCTTTGGCACCGCCACCCACATGGTCGCCCCCTACGACCACGGCCTGCGCCAGCTGCCCGGCTACCTGCAGCAGCTCGACATGGAAAGCAACGGCAAGCAGACCACCCGCGACGGCACGCCCGTCGGCCGGGCCACGGGGCCGGTGGTGTGGGGCAACAGCGGCATCAACGGTCAGCACGCCTTCTACCAGTTGCTGCACCAGGGTTCGCAACTGGTGCCGGCCGATTTCGTCGCCACCTTGCACAGCCCCGACAACACCCGCCCGCACCACGACATCGTGCTGGCCAACTGCATTGCCCAGGCACAGGCCCTGATGATGGGCCGCACGGCCGACGAGGCGCGCGCCGAGATGGCGGCCGAAGGCCTGCCGCCCGAGCGCATCGCCGAACTGCTGCCGCACCGCTGTTTCGGCGGCAACCGCCCGACCAACGTCATCTTGCTCGACGCGCTCACCCCGCACACCCTGGGCGCCCTGCTCGCCATGTACGAGCACAAGGTGTTCGTGCAGGGCGTGCTATGGAACGTGAATAGCTTCGACCAATGGGGCGTGGAACTGGGCAAGCAGCTGGCCCGGCGCATCGAAGCCGCCTTCGCCAGCGGCGAGGCCCCGGCCGGCGCCGACAGCTCCACCTGCCAGCTCATCGCCCTGGCGCGTGCCGCGCTGCGCGCGCGCGACGACGGCGTCGCGTAACCGGCGCGAGCGATCCGCTATCATGGCAGGCTGCGCCACAGCCAGGACCGCTCCATGACCGACACCAACGAATCGACCGACGGCTTCGACCTCAGCCCGAACGAAGCCCGCGTGCTGGCCGTACTGATCGAAAAAGGCTTCACCACGCCCGATCAGTACCCGCTCAGCCTCAACGCCATCACCACCGGTTGCAACCAGCTCACCGGCCGCGAACCGGTCATGCAGCTCGATGAATCGGAGGTCAGCGAAGCGATCAGCCAGCTGCTGGCTCGCGGCCTGGTCGGTCGCTACGAGGGCGCCCGGGTGGTCAAGTACGAACACCGCATCCGCCTGCGCCACTCACTGCCACCGGCCGAGCAGGCGATCATGGCGCTGCTCATGCTGCGTGGCCCGCAAACCGCCGGCGAGTTGCGCAGCCGCAGCGAGCGCATGCACCGCTTCGACGACATTCCCACCGTGCAGGCCGCGCTCGAACACCTGAGCGAGAAGTATCCGCCCATGGTCATGGCCCTGCCGCGCGCCCCCGGCACCAAGGAAACCCGCTACGCCCACCTGATGTGCGGCGAGGTCGACGTGGCCAGCGCCATGGCCGCATCGGCGCCGTCCGCCCCGGGCGGGCTGGCCGCGCGGGTCGAGACGCTGGAGGCCGAAGTGGCCGCCCTGCGTGCCGAACTGCATCAGCTCAAGATCAATCTGGGCGAAGCCGACTGAACCGATGCTGACGTATCCCAAGATCGACCCGGTCGCGCTATCGATCGGCCCACTGTCCGTGCATTGGTACGGGCTGATGTACCTGATCGCCTTCGTGCTGTTCATCGGCCTCGGCCGGCTGCACCTCAAGCGCCGGCCCGAACTGGGCTGGACACCGCCGCAGCTCGACGACCTGCTGTTCTACGGGGTGATCGGCGTGGTGGTCGGCGGCCGGCTGGGCGAAGTCCTGTTCTACCAGCCCGGCTACTACCTCAGCCATCCGCTGGAGATCCTCGCCATCTGGAAAGGCGGCATGAGCTTCCACGGCGGCTTCCTCGGCGTACTGGTGGCCATGTGGGTGTATGGCCGCAAGCACGACAAGGGCTTCTGGCAGATCACCGATTTCATCGCGCCGCTGGTGCCCACCGGCCTGGCCGCCGGGCGCATCGGCAACTTCATTAACGGCGAGCTGTGGGGCCGGGCGGCCGACCCCGCGCTGCCGTGGGCGATGGTTTTTCCGCATGTCGACGCCCTGCCCCGCCACCCCTCGCAGCTCTACCAGGCGGCCGGCGAAGGGCTGCTGCTGTTTGCGCTGCTGTGGTGGTATGCCCGCGCGCCACGGCCGCTGCGCGCCACGTCGGCGCTGTTCCTGATCGGCTATGGCGCGCTGCGCTTCGGGGCGGAGTTCTTCCGCACGCCGGACCCGGGCATCTTCGGCACCCTCAGCGCGGGGCTGTCGACCGCGCAATGGCTGTGTGTACCGATGATCCTGATCGGCGCCGCCATGTTTGCCCACGCCCAACGCCGCACACAGCGCTGAACCCGCAGCACGGCAGCCGGTCAGACCGAGTCAGCCACACCGAGCACAAGAGGACGGCATGGTTTCCAACATCGTGACGCGCAGCCTGGAACGGATGCGCAACATCATCTCCTGGGGTGGCAAGTCCCAGGCGCAGCTCGAAGCCCACGACCTGGACCGCCTGCGCGAGCAGATGCGCGAATGCGCCGAGGGCACCGGCGGCGAGGTCTCCACCCGCCAGCGCGCGGCGCGCCTCGCCCATACCTACCTGGAGCTGGACGACGACGCCCGCCACGCCTTCCTGCGCATGATCGCGCTGGAGTTCGGGCCGGACCCCGCCCGCGTCGCCGAGGCCCATACAGCCTACCAGGCCAAGGTCGGCACGCCCGAGCAGTGGGACGCCGAAGCCCGCCTGCGCGGCGCCATGCGCTCACGGCGCATCCGCATCCTGACGCAGTTCAACGCCATTCCCGCGGGGGTGAAGTTCCTGGTCGATCTGCGCGCCGACCTGCTGCGCTTCCTCAAGGACGACCCGGAACTCAAGGCCCTCGACCGCGAGCTCGAAGCCCGGCTCAACGCCTGGTTCGACGTCGGCTTTCTCGAGCTGCGCCGCATCACCTGGGAGTCGCCCGCCGCGCTGCTCGAGAAACTCGTGCAGTACGAGGCGGTGCACGAAATCCGCTCCTGGACCGACCTCAAGAACCGCCTCGACACCGATCGGCGCTGCTACGCCTTCTTCCACCCACGCATGCCGCTCGAGCCACTGATTTTTGTGGAAGTGGCGCTGGTCGACGACCTCGCCGACAACGTGCAGAAGCTGCTCGACGAGATGGCGCCGGTGGCCGACAACGCCCGCGCCAACACCGCCATCTTCTATTCGATCAGCAACACCCAGGTGGGTCTGCGCGGCGTGTCCTTCGGCAACTTC comes from Denitromonas sp. and encodes:
- a CDS encoding YceH family protein; its protein translation is MTDTNESTDGFDLSPNEARVLAVLIEKGFTTPDQYPLSLNAITTGCNQLTGREPVMQLDESEVSEAISQLLARGLVGRYEGARVVKYEHRIRLRHSLPPAEQAIMALLMLRGPQTAGELRSRSERMHRFDDIPTVQAALEHLSEKYPPMVMALPRAPGTKETRYAHLMCGEVDVASAMAASAPSAPGGLAARVETLEAEVAALRAELHQLKINLGEAD
- the lgt gene encoding prolipoprotein diacylglyceryl transferase, whose protein sequence is MLTYPKIDPVALSIGPLSVHWYGLMYLIAFVLFIGLGRLHLKRRPELGWTPPQLDDLLFYGVIGVVVGGRLGEVLFYQPGYYLSHPLEILAIWKGGMSFHGGFLGVLVAMWVYGRKHDKGFWQITDFIAPLVPTGLAAGRIGNFINGELWGRAADPALPWAMVFPHVDALPRHPSQLYQAAGEGLLLFALLWWYARAPRPLRATSALFLIGYGALRFGAEFFRTPDPGIFGTLSAGLSTAQWLCVPMILIGAAMFAHAQRRTQR
- the pgi gene encoding glucose-6-phosphate isomerase — translated: MFVVCSKSFTTQETLTNARSARAWFLREGATEADVSRHFVAVSTNAEAVAGFGIDPANMFGFWDWVGGRYSLWSAVGLSIMLQIGPAAFHDMLAGAHAMDTHFRSAPWRENLPVLLALIGVWYVNGFGTATHMVAPYDHGLRQLPGYLQQLDMESNGKQTTRDGTPVGRATGPVVWGNSGINGQHAFYQLLHQGSQLVPADFVATLHSPDNTRPHHDIVLANCIAQAQALMMGRTADEARAEMAAEGLPPERIAELLPHRCFGGNRPTNVILLDALTPHTLGALLAMYEHKVFVQGVLWNVNSFDQWGVELGKQLARRIEAAFASGEAPAGADSSTCQLIALARAALRARDDGVA
- a CDS encoding malonyl-CoA decarboxylase is translated as MVSNIVTRSLERMRNIISWGGKSQAQLEAHDLDRLREQMRECAEGTGGEVSTRQRAARLAHTYLELDDDARHAFLRMIALEFGPDPARVAEAHTAYQAKVGTPEQWDAEARLRGAMRSRRIRILTQFNAIPAGVKFLVDLRADLLRFLKDDPELKALDRELEARLNAWFDVGFLELRRITWESPAALLEKLVQYEAVHEIRSWTDLKNRLDTDRRCYAFFHPRMPLEPLIFVEVALVDDLADNVQKLLDEMAPVADNARANTAIFYSISNTQVGLRGVSFGNFLLKRVVDDLKRDLPGLKQFATLSPIPRLKDWVRAHPEALAEAFTDADWKKLAPLGLDGPEAPGFKTLLDDTAPWLEQPGLATALAAPLTRLAARYLCHAKSRGAPFDPVARFHLGNGARIERLNWMGDTAAKGLAQSFGLMVNYLYDPDSIEANVEAYVADGSIATSGSIKRLAKQ